A genomic stretch from Bosea sp. F3-2 includes:
- a CDS encoding HlyD family type I secretion periplasmic adaptor subunit: protein MRRADFPEGTSRGEINAMHALTNDQSGLLALEMLLRLRGVAATVEELRRHIGNGAVGIAEMLRGARAYGFAGRSQSVTWDKLVDLPLPCIAELRNGGFLLLGKVSEEKAVVVASNITQPTLLTRAEFEAQWAGRLVLLKQAEAVARFDKAVAIRARQALTTTAQWGERNTRAAVTGLATRSQALQKAIIARSMNENRMRSQELAFLPAALEIVETPPSPVGRTIGLSIIAIFAVALVWACIGTVDIVAVAPGKIIPSGRTKTIQPFETGVVRAIQVHDGQAVKAGDVLVELDTTAADAELGHLQNDLMAARLDIARLQAAITNKDDPLSAFIPPEDAPADLLRMYRGFLISQNGEQKAKLAAIDGQLAQKGAERDTIQASVDKLKSTIVPLQQRVEIREHLFQKELGSKVTYLTELQDLVGQRQDILVQEKRGSETNAAVTALMETRTKTVAEYERTLFDELTKAQQKAAGLKRDIVKAEQRRNLQRLTAPVDGIVQQLAIHTIGGVVTPAQSLMNVVPAESRLEIEAMISNRDIGFVSAGQEAAIKIDTFNFTRYGLLRGTILSISQDAITRDKIPDSSGEKTSGANSDSSEPRGQELLYSARVSLDRTQLAIEDKQVNLSPGMAVTAEIKTGRRRIISYLLSPLARYQHDSLRER, encoded by the coding sequence ATGCGGCGCGCTGATTTCCCAGAGGGAACCAGTCGCGGCGAGATAAACGCCATGCACGCGCTCACAAACGATCAGTCTGGCCTTCTTGCTCTGGAGATGCTGCTGCGGCTGCGCGGCGTCGCTGCCACGGTAGAAGAGCTTCGCCGCCATATCGGCAACGGCGCCGTCGGCATCGCCGAGATGCTGCGAGGTGCCCGGGCATACGGCTTCGCGGGGCGGTCTCAGTCCGTCACCTGGGACAAGCTTGTCGATCTTCCGCTGCCCTGCATCGCGGAGCTTCGCAACGGGGGCTTCCTGCTGCTCGGCAAAGTGAGCGAGGAAAAGGCGGTCGTCGTGGCCTCGAACATCACGCAGCCGACCTTGCTGACGCGGGCCGAATTCGAGGCCCAATGGGCCGGGCGCCTCGTCTTGCTGAAACAGGCCGAGGCAGTCGCGCGCTTCGACAAGGCTGTGGCGATCCGGGCACGCCAGGCTCTGACGACAACGGCACAATGGGGCGAGCGCAATACCCGCGCCGCCGTGACGGGCCTTGCGACCCGCTCGCAAGCCCTTCAGAAGGCAATCATCGCACGATCTATGAATGAAAACCGTATGAGATCCCAGGAACTCGCGTTCCTGCCGGCTGCGCTCGAAATCGTGGAAACCCCGCCCTCACCTGTGGGGCGCACCATCGGCCTGAGCATCATCGCCATCTTCGCCGTCGCGCTGGTCTGGGCGTGCATCGGTACCGTTGACATTGTTGCAGTTGCCCCCGGAAAAATCATTCCCAGCGGCCGGACCAAAACGATCCAGCCGTTCGAAACGGGCGTCGTGCGCGCGATCCAGGTCCATGACGGCCAGGCCGTCAAGGCGGGCGACGTGCTGGTGGAGCTCGATACGACCGCCGCCGATGCCGAGCTCGGACATCTGCAGAACGACCTGATGGCCGCGCGTCTCGACATCGCGAGGCTTCAGGCGGCGATCACCAACAAGGACGATCCCCTTTCGGCATTCATCCCGCCCGAGGATGCCCCGGCCGACCTGCTCCGGATGTACCGTGGCTTCCTCATCAGCCAAAACGGCGAGCAAAAGGCCAAACTCGCCGCCATTGATGGTCAGCTCGCGCAAAAGGGCGCAGAACGCGACACGATTCAGGCCTCCGTCGACAAGCTGAAGTCCACGATCGTCCCGCTCCAGCAGCGGGTCGAAATTCGCGAGCATCTTTTCCAGAAGGAACTCGGCTCCAAGGTGACTTATCTCACCGAACTGCAGGATCTCGTCGGCCAGCGTCAGGACATCCTCGTTCAGGAGAAGCGCGGCAGCGAAACGAATGCCGCGGTTACCGCGCTGATGGAGACGCGCACCAAAACCGTGGCCGAGTACGAACGGACCCTTTTCGACGAGCTGACCAAAGCCCAGCAGAAGGCGGCAGGCCTCAAGCGGGATATCGTGAAGGCCGAGCAGCGCAGAAACCTGCAAAGGCTGACGGCGCCGGTCGATGGCATCGTGCAGCAGCTCGCGATTCACACGATCGGCGGCGTCGTGACGCCGGCGCAGTCGCTGATGAACGTCGTTCCTGCGGAAAGCCGGCTGGAAATCGAGGCGATGATCTCGAACCGGGACATCGGCTTCGTAAGCGCCGGCCAGGAGGCCGCGATCAAGATCGATACCTTCAACTTCACACGCTACGGTCTGCTTCGCGGAACCATCCTCAGCATTTCGCAGGATGCGATCACGCGCGACAAGATTCCCGACAGTTCAGGCGAGAAGACGTCGGGCGCGAACAGCGACAGCAGCGAGCCGCGCGGCCAGGAATTGCTCTATTCCGCACGCGTTTCCTTGGATCGCACGCAATTGGCGATCGAGGACAAGCAGGTCAATCTGTCGCCCGGCATGGCTGTGACGGCGGAGATCAAGACTGGAAGGCGGCGGATCATCAGCTATCTGCTCTCGCCGCTCGCTCGCTATCAGCACGACAGCTTGCGCGAACGGTAA
- a CDS encoding sigma-70 family RNA polymerase sigma factor: MAFGDNGSGKTKEAGGLSIQQQMLALEPQLRAYAMSISRSADRSDDLVQETLLRAISKIDTFRPGTNLGAWLTTILRNCYLSDLRRRRHEVEDADGCYSEALRAAPEQEGQLEYQEFCAALREIPFDQREALLLVGAAGLSYEDTATLCRTTTGTIKSRINRARSRLAALLAIESVNEIGSDNQTRAVMVGQHGANSTRWFF, encoded by the coding sequence ATGGCCTTCGGAGACAATGGTTCTGGAAAGACGAAGGAAGCTGGCGGGCTCTCCATTCAGCAGCAGATGCTGGCTCTTGAGCCGCAGTTGCGTGCCTACGCCATGTCCATCAGCCGAAGCGCAGACAGGTCCGACGACCTGGTGCAGGAAACGCTGCTGCGCGCCATCAGCAAAATCGACACCTTTCGGCCAGGCACGAACCTTGGCGCCTGGCTGACGACGATCCTGCGAAACTGCTACCTCTCCGATCTTCGGAGGCGCCGCCATGAGGTGGAGGACGCGGACGGCTGCTATTCAGAGGCGTTGCGCGCGGCGCCGGAGCAGGAAGGTCAGCTGGAGTATCAGGAATTCTGCGCGGCTCTGAGGGAAATCCCGTTCGATCAGCGCGAGGCTCTCCTGCTGGTCGGCGCGGCCGGACTATCCTACGAAGATACGGCCACGCTTTGCCGAACCACGACTGGAACGATCAAGAGCAGGATCAACCGGGCCCGCTCGCGACTCGCGGCGCTGCTTGCGATCGAGAGCGTCAACGAGATCGGTTCCGACAATCAGACACGAGCGGTCATGGTCGGCCAACACGGTGCCAATTCCACACGCTGGTTCTTTTGA
- a CDS encoding polysaccharide biosynthesis/export family protein: MVLCVLSGNAVRATSDYSVRANDKLKIKIFQYPELSGEYTVRANGTISIAPVGDIPVDGLSAKEIANQISDRFVRAGISDKPGTSVEILETRPVYVLGDVQKPGEYQFRPGMTVLQVVSLAGGWLRFNDPGLMRLDRDSINITGEMRNLTRRYYELTARRARLNAEIVMRTEAQFPQELVMRSQNDTGLRQLIDEERSLLSIHVDALKTQIDSLQQNRSLYEREIEAIMRQIQANKRQIASVEQELVEVRGLVKRGLTTISRLANLERMQAQLEMNEQGFQTLILRSRQNITQADQRIFDLKSERNASLTAEVQKVRMDLDDVSVRFETNRNLLVEAKMTVPTLVGNSDGPVEARSLTVVRMDDGKALTIEAQEHTELLPGDVLRVQRSILPGALTPAPLEQQTNLMMPARVKQ, encoded by the coding sequence TTGGTTCTGTGCGTTCTTAGCGGAAATGCAGTCCGCGCGACGTCCGATTACAGTGTTCGCGCCAACGACAAGCTCAAGATCAAGATCTTCCAGTATCCTGAGCTGAGTGGCGAATACACCGTTCGCGCGAACGGAACGATTTCCATCGCACCGGTTGGAGATATTCCGGTCGACGGCCTTTCGGCCAAGGAGATCGCGAACCAGATTTCCGATCGCTTCGTCCGCGCGGGCATTTCCGACAAGCCCGGCACGTCGGTCGAAATTCTCGAGACGCGGCCAGTCTATGTCCTGGGTGATGTCCAGAAGCCCGGCGAGTATCAGTTCCGTCCGGGAATGACCGTTCTGCAGGTCGTCAGCCTGGCCGGTGGATGGCTGCGGTTCAACGATCCCGGCCTGATGCGGCTTGATCGCGACAGTATCAACATAACCGGCGAGATGCGGAATCTCACCCGGCGATACTACGAGCTGACGGCGCGCCGGGCGCGGCTGAACGCGGAGATCGTGATGAGGACGGAGGCCCAGTTCCCGCAGGAACTCGTCATGCGATCGCAAAACGACACCGGGCTGAGGCAGCTGATCGACGAAGAACGTTCGCTTCTGAGCATTCACGTCGACGCGCTGAAGACCCAGATCGACAGCCTGCAGCAGAACCGAAGCCTGTACGAGCGCGAGATCGAGGCGATCATGCGCCAGATTCAGGCCAACAAGCGCCAGATCGCCAGCGTCGAACAGGAGCTCGTCGAGGTTCGGGGCTTGGTCAAGCGCGGCTTAACCACCATCAGCCGCCTGGCGAATCTCGAGCGCATGCAGGCGCAGCTCGAAATGAACGAGCAGGGCTTCCAGACGCTGATCTTGCGCTCGCGCCAGAACATCACGCAGGCCGACCAGAGGATATTCGACCTGAAGAGCGAGAGGAATGCGTCCCTGACCGCCGAGGTGCAGAAGGTTCGGATGGATCTCGACGACGTCAGCGTCAGGTTCGAGACCAACCGGAATCTCCTCGTCGAGGCCAAGATGACGGTTCCGACCCTGGTCGGAAACTCCGACGGTCCCGTCGAAGCCCGCAGTCTGACGGTCGTCCGCATGGACGACGGAAAGGCGCTGACGATCGAGGCGCAGGAGCACACCGAGCTCCTGCCCGGCGACGTGCTCAGGGTTCAGAGGAGCATCCTTCCGGGAGCGCTGACCCCCGCTCCACTCGAGCAGCAGACCAATCTGATGATGCCTGCCCGAGTTAAGCAGTGA
- a CDS encoding Wzz/FepE/Etk N-terminal domain-containing protein, with protein MSFYVGERQSLTPFGFSSLRRRWKLIGACVVLSMMLGLFVALLKPANYTASTQLLIYVKEVQPGPDLVIFLGRADLTQVENEIEIIRSRGTLAKVVQSLKLSEDPEFVPAATPFESIAQWLFGVPLATSDEIRRRQELAVDTLAKRIAVKRVGTSHTILIDVTTSDPEKSERIANGISQVMLQARVSADQDGSRSTLLRERLQGLGPSAYVMTRAFAPDKPSGPRKLLVILGAVFAGFAAGSVLALLLDFRDKTIRTAAQVEHFGLECIGAIPLLKSGGRTASRSLHSTRESAKEDQLLPAPLLNQTLLRMTVAIEASKARVVGIASSIEGEGATTVARQLAHMAARSQRRVLLVEVGRNETSRPLTQEVPPGGVDFSDTHLRSFDGNIRNNRGNGPDILVTAVSDNIDSAANWWMHSNQRLSVDYDLIVVSLPPLERGAEFRMAAQNLDGILLVIKWGDTEMERVERAFAVSGAMPSDFIGAVLNMMDDRMIGQFGDKLWEAEAATTTRRRPFGLAMPAEPAAG; from the coding sequence ATGTCATTTTATGTTGGAGAACGCCAATCTTTAACACCGTTTGGCTTTAGCAGCCTCCGTCGCCGCTGGAAGCTCATTGGTGCGTGCGTCGTATTGTCCATGATGCTCGGCTTGTTCGTCGCTCTGCTCAAGCCGGCGAACTATACCGCGTCGACGCAACTCCTGATCTATGTGAAGGAAGTTCAGCCGGGGCCGGATCTCGTCATTTTTCTGGGGCGCGCCGATCTCACGCAGGTCGAGAACGAGATCGAGATTATCCGCTCGCGCGGCACGCTGGCCAAAGTCGTGCAATCGCTGAAATTGTCTGAGGATCCCGAATTCGTTCCGGCAGCGACGCCGTTTGAGAGCATCGCGCAGTGGCTTTTTGGCGTGCCGCTGGCGACGTCCGATGAAATTCGCCGCCGACAGGAGCTCGCTGTCGATACGCTCGCCAAGCGCATCGCAGTGAAGCGGGTTGGAACGAGCCACACCATCCTCATCGACGTCACGACCTCCGATCCGGAGAAGTCCGAGCGGATCGCAAACGGCATCAGCCAGGTCATGCTTCAGGCGCGAGTCAGCGCAGATCAGGACGGCAGCAGGTCGACGCTGCTGCGGGAGCGGCTGCAGGGATTGGGCCCCAGTGCCTATGTGATGACGCGGGCCTTTGCTCCGGACAAGCCGAGCGGACCACGGAAGCTTCTCGTCATTCTGGGAGCCGTCTTTGCCGGATTTGCCGCCGGATCGGTGCTGGCTCTGCTGCTGGACTTCAGGGACAAGACGATCCGCACTGCCGCGCAGGTTGAACATTTCGGCCTGGAATGCATCGGCGCGATCCCCTTGCTCAAAAGCGGTGGCCGCACGGCTTCGAGGTCGCTTCATTCAACGAGAGAGTCGGCCAAGGAAGATCAACTTCTGCCCGCTCCGTTGCTGAACCAGACGCTTCTCCGGATGACCGTGGCGATTGAAGCCTCGAAGGCGCGCGTCGTGGGCATTGCTTCTTCGATAGAGGGAGAGGGGGCGACGACCGTTGCGAGGCAACTCGCACACATGGCTGCGCGCAGCCAGAGAAGAGTGTTGCTTGTGGAGGTCGGCCGGAACGAGACCTCGCGCCCGCTCACGCAAGAGGTGCCGCCTGGGGGCGTAGATTTTTCCGATACGCATCTGCGTTCGTTCGACGGAAACATTCGGAATAACCGTGGAAATGGCCCCGATATTCTTGTGACTGCGGTCTCGGACAATATCGACAGCGCCGCAAACTGGTGGATGCACTCCAATCAAAGGCTCTCGGTCGATTATGACCTTATTGTCGTCAGCCTGCCGCCGCTTGAACGCGGCGCCGAATTTCGAATGGCCGCGCAGAATCTCGACGGAATCCTGCTGGTCATCAAGTGGGGTGACACCGAGATGGAACGGGTCGAGCGCGCCTTCGCAGTATCGGGCGCCATGCCATCGGACTTCATCGGAGCGGTCCTGAACATGATGGACGATCGGATGATCGGACAGTTCGGAGACAAGCTCTGGGAGGCGGAAGCAGCAACGACTACCCGACGGCGTCCGTTCGGACTGGCGATGCCAGCCGAGCCCGCCGCCGGATAA
- a CDS encoding DUF3102 domain-containing protein, producing the protein MVPNAEISATELHDAAQRIKALRRAATEHAVEIGRELLRVKEKLPHGVFVKWVEKACEFKIRTAQDLMKLAREAESDTKLVALMVPSTLRVYLSKKIPPEVRNTILKRLENGERVSRSDIYSQVSGSRTKAKADAGDHPVREEMSSSFFSKPERLRTTDEKRSNAGGDRARMVAELILRRLSPQDYETIMEGMSWEVWNRAFVWMRAAQIVDSERVELTLSNAHPPQTFEALPAKLQ; encoded by the coding sequence GTGGTCCCGAACGCAGAAATCTCCGCGACGGAATTGCATGATGCCGCGCAGAGGATCAAGGCACTTCGAAGGGCTGCGACCGAACACGCTGTGGAAATCGGGCGTGAACTGCTCCGCGTGAAAGAAAAGCTGCCACATGGCGTTTTCGTTAAATGGGTTGAAAAGGCGTGCGAGTTCAAGATCAGGACCGCACAGGACTTGATGAAGCTTGCGCGCGAGGCGGAGTCCGATACGAAACTTGTCGCGCTGATGGTTCCATCGACGCTTCGAGTCTATCTCTCCAAGAAAATTCCACCTGAAGTTCGTAACACTATTCTGAAGCGGCTTGAGAACGGCGAGCGCGTTTCGCGCAGCGATATTTATTCTCAGGTTTCGGGTTCAAGGACGAAAGCAAAGGCGGACGCGGGGGATCACCCGGTGCGCGAAGAGATGTCCTCGTCATTCTTCTCCAAGCCCGAACGTCTGAGGACGACTGATGAGAAGCGAAGCAACGCGGGCGGCGACCGGGCGCGGATGGTGGCTGAATTGATCCTTCGTCGTCTCAGCCCGCAAGACTACGAGACCATCATGGAAGGAATGAGTTGGGAGGTTTGGAATCGGGCTTTCGTCTGGATGAGGGCCGCGCAGATCGTGGATTCTGAACGGGTAGAGCTCACTTTATCCAATGCTCATCCCCCCCAGACCTTCGAGGCGTTGCCAGCCAAGTTGCAGTGA